In Chryseobacterium oranimense, a single window of DNA contains:
- a CDS encoding pyridoxal phosphate-dependent aminotransferase: protein MFTNNDINFDALKRKAYNGRWATIEEGVIPLTAADPDFRTAPEIEQGIIEYIKDGYLSYGPFSGLPEFKKNVAEHFNTEKNGSFTPENVLAVNSAAQGMFLIASYVLKPGDEAIILDPVDFLFKRSVEAAGGTVRLCPVDHITGAIDFEKLIQLINPKTKLISICNPHNPLGKVYSKEVLKKISEIASAHDLWVMSDEIWSDIIYDNKGFHTYSSVSEEAKKKSFTVYGFSKSFGIAGLRIGAVLCNDQEILDDFTEKSNFNSTIEGVSTLSQIAGSVALERAKPWYKEFLNHLQQNRDLAFNILNRSEILSPNLPEATFVLFPKIKNNLTSDEFTRHVLQQGKVAVVPGSERWFGKGAEGHIRICFSTSREILAEGLDRIIKSF, encoded by the coding sequence ATGTTTACCAATAACGATATCAATTTTGATGCTTTAAAAAGGAAAGCCTATAACGGAAGATGGGCAACTATAGAAGAAGGAGTTATCCCTCTTACTGCTGCTGACCCGGACTTCAGAACCGCCCCGGAAATAGAACAGGGAATTATTGAGTACATAAAAGACGGCTATTTGAGCTATGGTCCGTTCTCCGGGCTTCCGGAGTTCAAAAAAAACGTTGCCGAACATTTTAATACAGAAAAAAACGGCAGTTTTACCCCGGAAAATGTGCTTGCCGTCAACAGTGCTGCGCAGGGAATGTTCCTGATCGCATCCTATGTTTTAAAGCCTGGAGATGAGGCCATTATTTTAGATCCGGTAGACTTTCTCTTTAAAAGATCTGTAGAAGCGGCGGGCGGAACCGTAAGGCTATGCCCTGTAGATCATATAACAGGCGCTATAGATTTTGAAAAATTGATTCAGCTCATCAATCCCAAAACAAAACTGATCAGTATCTGCAATCCCCACAATCCATTGGGAAAAGTATATTCCAAAGAGGTTCTGAAAAAAATATCAGAAATTGCTTCCGCCCATGACCTTTGGGTAATGAGTGATGAAATATGGAGCGATATTATTTATGATAATAAAGGATTCCATACCTATTCTTCGGTTTCAGAAGAGGCGAAAAAAAAGAGTTTTACGGTATATGGATTTTCAAAATCATTTGGAATTGCAGGACTTAGAATCGGTGCCGTTTTGTGTAATGACCAGGAAATTCTTGACGATTTTACAGAAAAATCCAATTTTAATTCTACTATAGAAGGAGTTTCAACACTTTCGCAGATCGCTGGGAGTGTAGCTCTAGAACGGGCAAAACCATGGTATAAAGAGTTTCTGAACCATCTTCAGCAGAATAGAGACCTTGCTTTTAATATCCTGAACCGTTCAGAAATCCTGAGTCCCAATTTACCTGAAGCAACTTTTGTATTATTTCCGAAAATTAAAAATAATTTAACCAGCGATGAATTTACCCGGCACGTGTTACAGCAGGGGAAAGTAGCTGTGGTTCCCGGATCAGAAAGATGGTTTGGAAAAGGAGCGGAAGGACATATCAGAATCTGCTTTTCCACGTCCCGGGAAATTTTAGCAGAAGGACTTGACCGGATAATTAAAAGCTTTTAA
- a CDS encoding DUF3820 family protein — protein MNSEILKEICIVKMPFGKYEGTILADLPVSYLEWFNRKGMPKGKLGMQLSTVYEIKLNGLMELLIPIRASVK, from the coding sequence ATAAATTCGGAAATATTAAAAGAGATCTGTATCGTGAAGATGCCTTTCGGAAAGTATGAAGGGACTATTCTGGCCGATCTTCCGGTAAGCTATCTGGAATGGTTTAACAGAAAAGGAATGCCTAAAGGTAAATTAGGAATGCAGCTTTCGACCGTTTACGAAATTAAGTTAAACGGCTTAATGGAACTTCTGATTCCAATAAGGGCTTCTGTAAAATAA
- a CDS encoding TonB-dependent siderophore receptor: protein MRLKYTSILFLGTASMLYSQNTNDTISKESKIDEVSITGSRNKKRTVTNTPVPVDVIDIKQVSQSTGQIEVNQLLQFSAPSFNSNKQSGSDGADATDPATLRGLGPDQTLLLLNGKRYHQSSLINVFGTKGRGNTGSDMNTIPIGAIKRIEVLRDGASAQYGSDAIAGVINVILNDRNHGFEGNAFYGMDLFKSPGNNDVVSDHKVDGTTFDFSGNLGTRIGNKGGFGNFTVEFVNKDRTLRNANPEKGYESPREKFGDAKSQNVYFFGNVELPLSDGLKFYSRQGFSYRKTNAYAWTRTPDADGNIPEIYPNGFNPIEDTSITDFTFDNGLKFKVANWDVDFYNAFGSNRFTYQIDNTINATLGVKSPTSFNAGGHALLQNTTGFNASKQFKVLEGLNVAFGSEFRYEQFELIKGEEASYAMYDINGNVVTADTPEALLVTNPLSGEVRPGGSQGFPGYSQEFKKNRNNFAAYVDTELDITKKWMISAAGRFENYNDFGSTLNGKFATRYAFTPQFAFRGSVSTGFRAPSLAQKYYSLQFTNFQANKLVTIQLASNDSDLAQLSGISQLKQETSLNGSAGFTFNTAKFTATIDGYYIKVKDRIVLTGNFSRDDLPEEVQLKYPFIDQAQFFSNAIDTRTKGVDVILSYTDNVGPGKLTATLAGNYNDMEITKVNAPEKLKGKEDIFLSAREKAFILASAPKTKVNLNLNYKINKFNANVQLVRFDKVKLIGYGGADDYQLYGAKVTTDISFGYEFSKNLNLTIGSKNLFNRYPTLQTAAVDGNTESGGIFDPVQMGFAGRQAFARLNFKF, encoded by the coding sequence ATGAGATTGAAGTACACGAGCATTCTTTTTTTAGGAACCGCATCAATGCTGTATTCCCAAAATACTAATGATACCATTTCCAAAGAGTCAAAAATAGATGAAGTTTCCATTACCGGAAGCCGGAATAAAAAGAGAACCGTTACCAACACCCCCGTTCCTGTTGACGTCATTGACATCAAACAGGTAAGCCAGTCAACGGGGCAGATAGAGGTCAACCAGCTTCTTCAGTTCAGTGCGCCTTCATTCAATTCTAATAAACAGTCCGGTTCGGATGGAGCCGATGCCACGGATCCGGCAACATTACGCGGGCTTGGACCGGACCAGACCCTACTTTTACTGAACGGAAAGAGATATCATCAATCTTCCCTGATCAATGTTTTCGGAACCAAAGGAAGGGGTAATACGGGATCGGACATGAACACTATTCCGATTGGAGCTATAAAGAGAATTGAAGTTCTCCGTGACGGAGCTTCCGCACAATACGGTTCTGATGCAATTGCAGGGGTTATCAACGTTATTCTTAATGACCGTAATCATGGCTTTGAAGGCAATGCATTTTACGGAATGGATCTTTTTAAAAGTCCGGGAAATAATGATGTGGTTTCGGATCACAAAGTAGACGGAACAACCTTTGATTTCAGTGGTAATTTAGGAACCAGAATAGGAAATAAGGGCGGTTTTGGAAATTTCACCGTTGAATTTGTCAATAAAGACCGTACCTTAAGAAATGCGAACCCCGAAAAAGGCTATGAGTCTCCAAGAGAAAAGTTTGGTGATGCAAAATCCCAGAATGTTTATTTCTTCGGCAACGTAGAACTTCCTCTATCTGACGGGTTAAAATTCTACTCCCGACAAGGGTTTTCTTACCGTAAAACCAATGCTTATGCATGGACAAGGACGCCGGATGCCGACGGAAATATTCCTGAAATATACCCTAATGGCTTTAACCCGATAGAAGATACCAGCATTACGGATTTCACGTTCGATAACGGACTGAAATTTAAGGTAGCCAACTGGGATGTCGATTTTTACAATGCATTCGGAAGCAACAGGTTTACTTACCAGATAGACAATACCATTAATGCTACTCTGGGAGTAAAGTCTCCCACGAGCTTTAATGCCGGCGGACATGCTCTTTTGCAGAATACAACAGGATTTAATGCTTCTAAACAGTTTAAGGTACTGGAAGGACTAAATGTGGCTTTCGGATCTGAATTCAGGTACGAACAGTTTGAGCTCATTAAGGGAGAAGAAGCTTCTTATGCTATGTATGACATCAATGGGAATGTTGTCACAGCAGATACTCCTGAAGCTTTATTGGTGACTAATCCGCTTTCCGGCGAGGTACGTCCGGGCGGCTCACAAGGCTTTCCAGGATATTCCCAGGAATTTAAAAAAAACAGGAACAATTTTGCAGCTTATGTAGATACCGAACTGGATATTACTAAGAAATGGATGATCAGCGCAGCCGGTAGGTTTGAGAATTACAATGATTTCGGAAGTACTTTGAATGGTAAGTTTGCGACAAGATATGCATTTACCCCACAGTTTGCCTTCAGAGGATCTGTTTCCACCGGATTCAGAGCCCCTTCTTTAGCACAGAAATATTACAGCCTTCAGTTTACAAATTTTCAGGCCAATAAACTGGTTACTATTCAACTAGCCTCCAATGACAGTGATCTTGCGCAGCTATCAGGAATCTCCCAGTTAAAACAGGAAACCTCATTAAACGGAAGTGCTGGATTTACGTTTAATACTGCAAAATTTACAGCAACAATAGACGGTTATTACATTAAAGTAAAAGACAGGATCGTACTGACCGGTAACTTCTCCCGAGATGATCTACCTGAGGAAGTTCAGCTTAAGTATCCTTTCATTGATCAGGCCCAGTTCTTTTCCAATGCAATAGATACCAGAACAAAAGGGGTAGATGTTATTTTAAGCTATACTGATAATGTTGGCCCGGGTAAACTTACCGCCACTTTAGCCGGAAACTATAATGATATGGAGATTACTAAAGTAAATGCCCCAGAAAAGCTAAAAGGCAAAGAAGATATCTTTTTGAGTGCAAGAGAGAAAGCTTTCATATTAGCTTCCGCACCTAAAACAAAGGTCAACCTGAACTTAAACTACAAGATCAATAAGTTTAATGCCAATGTTCAGCTTGTAAGATTTGACAAAGTGAAACTAATTGGATATGGTGGCGCAGATGATTATCAGCTTTATGGAGCAAAAGTAACTACCGATATTTCTTTTGGATACGAATTCTCCAAAAACCTCAACCTGACTATTGGAAGCAAAAACCTATTCAACCGTTATCCTACACTGCAAACCGCTGCTGTAGATGGAAATACGGAATCAGGAGGAATTTTTGACCCTGTCCAGATGGGCTTTGCCGGAAGACAGGCTTTCGCACGACTTAATTTTAAGTTTTAA
- a CDS encoding PQQ-dependent sugar dehydrogenase: MKFNQFYVPALSIFLLLSSCKKNNANAQTGNDGSVETGKPNTNYQPAFKGQTRIKAVKTTTAYKVEVLNKDLGRPWGIINLPDGKFLITDKNGHMNVVSADGKQVSKIEGFPKVDAKGQGGMLDVALDPDFKTNQIIYFSFSEPFGKGNLTSVAKGKLSADLKNISEVKVIFRAEPSYDGDKHYGSRLAFDKDGNLFVSTGERSDKETRVYAQRTDNYLGKILKITKDGKPAPGNPFIGKQGFKPEIYAYGVRNPQGMAIDPNGTLWDVEMGPRGGDEINLIQPGKNYGWGDVTYGIEYSGAKVGNGITQKEGTEQPVYYWDPVISPSGVTFYTGNIEEWKGNLIIGCLSGEHINRIVMKDNKVVGEERLLADQKERFRDVLNGMDGNLYAVTDSGKLYKISKK, encoded by the coding sequence ATGAAATTCAATCAATTTTATGTACCGGCACTCAGTATATTTTTACTTTTATCTTCATGTAAAAAGAATAATGCGAATGCCCAGACAGGAAACGATGGTAGCGTAGAAACCGGAAAACCGAATACAAACTACCAACCGGCCTTTAAGGGACAAACCCGGATTAAAGCTGTAAAAACAACAACCGCCTATAAAGTGGAAGTTCTTAATAAAGATCTTGGCCGGCCTTGGGGAATCATTAACCTGCCGGATGGAAAGTTTCTTATTACCGATAAAAACGGCCATATGAATGTAGTTTCCGCAGATGGAAAACAGGTCTCAAAAATTGAAGGATTCCCAAAAGTAGATGCCAAAGGACAGGGAGGAATGCTGGATGTAGCTCTTGATCCGGATTTTAAAACCAATCAGATTATTTATTTCAGTTTCTCCGAACCGTTTGGAAAAGGAAACCTGACCTCTGTGGCGAAAGGAAAGCTTTCGGCAGATCTTAAAAATATATCGGAAGTTAAAGTTATTTTTCGTGCTGAACCTTCCTATGATGGCGACAAACATTACGGAAGCAGGCTGGCATTTGATAAAGACGGAAATTTATTTGTAAGTACCGGGGAAAGATCTGATAAGGAAACAAGAGTATATGCCCAAAGAACAGATAATTATCTTGGGAAAATACTAAAGATTACAAAAGACGGCAAGCCTGCTCCCGGAAATCCATTTATCGGAAAACAGGGATTTAAGCCCGAAATATATGCTTATGGCGTAAGAAATCCACAGGGCATGGCAATAGATCCGAACGGAACACTCTGGGATGTTGAGATGGGTCCTAGAGGAGGGGATGAAATCAACCTCATACAACCCGGAAAAAACTACGGCTGGGGAGATGTTACCTATGGAATTGAATACTCCGGAGCTAAAGTAGGAAACGGAATTACACAAAAAGAAGGTACGGAACAGCCTGTTTATTATTGGGATCCTGTAATTTCTCCAAGTGGAGTCACTTTCTATACCGGAAATATTGAGGAGTGGAAAGGAAATCTAATCATCGGATGTCTCAGTGGAGAACATATTAACAGGATTGTGATGAAAGATAATAAAGTGGTGGGAGAAGAGCGCCTGCTTGCCGATCAAAAAGAGCGTTTCAGAGATGTTCTGAATGGAATGGATGGCAATCTGTATGCGGTAACAGACAGCGGAAAATTGTATAAGATTTCTAAAAAATAA
- the uvrB gene encoding excinuclease ABC subunit UvrB, translating to MNFNLQSEYKPTGDQPQAIEKLTQGIEIGEKYQTLLGVTGSGKTFTVANVVQNVQKPTLVLAHNKTLAAQLFMEFKEFFPDNAVEYFVSYYDYYQPEAYIATTGTYIEKDLSINEEVEKLRLSATASLLSGRRDVLIVASVSCIYGIGNPSEFHKSLITLAIGEKVTRTALLHSLVNALYSRTLGDFQRGTFRVKGDVIDVFPAYADNAVRIQFFGDEIEKIQSFDPVSGNVESNFDQIQIYPANLFVTSKETLNGAIRSIQDDMVKQVDFFNSIEKPLEAKRLQERTELDLEMIKELGYCSGIENYSRYLDGRLPGSRPFCLIDYFPKDFLMVIDESHVTVPQVHAMYGGDRSRKEALVEYGFRLPAAMDNRPLKFEEFEAMQNQVIYVSATPADYELEKTGGAYIEQIIRPTGLLDPVIEVRPSINQIDDLMEEIQKRADADERVLVTTLTKKMAEELTKYFTKFGIRTRYIHSDVETLERIQIMQDLRLGLFDVLIGVNLLREGLDLPEVSLVAILDADKEGMLRSRRSMIQTVGRAARNINGKAIMYADKITKSMQATLDETKYRRSKQIQHNEANGLVPQALNKKISENLVGRSKDFPDPKYTQKEILQKAAETKASYGDKDIEKIIGQKQKEMEAAAKNLDFIKAAKLRDEIAALKE from the coding sequence ATGAACTTTAATCTTCAATCAGAATATAAACCTACAGGCGATCAGCCACAAGCCATTGAAAAGCTTACTCAGGGCATTGAGATCGGCGAGAAATATCAGACTCTTCTTGGGGTAACGGGCTCCGGGAAAACCTTTACCGTAGCCAATGTTGTACAGAATGTGCAGAAACCCACTTTGGTTCTTGCCCACAACAAAACCCTGGCAGCACAGCTATTCATGGAATTTAAAGAATTCTTTCCGGACAATGCCGTTGAATATTTTGTGAGCTACTACGACTACTACCAGCCGGAAGCTTATATTGCTACCACCGGAACATATATCGAGAAAGATCTCAGCATCAATGAAGAAGTCGAGAAACTTCGTCTTTCTGCAACAGCCAGCCTGCTTTCAGGGAGAAGGGATGTACTGATCGTAGCTTCCGTTTCATGCATCTACGGTATAGGGAACCCTTCAGAATTCCATAAGTCGCTTATTACACTGGCTATTGGAGAAAAAGTAACCAGAACAGCTTTACTTCATTCATTAGTTAACGCATTATATTCCAGAACTTTGGGAGACTTCCAGAGAGGTACATTCCGGGTAAAAGGAGATGTTATTGATGTTTTCCCGGCTTATGCTGATAATGCAGTAAGGATTCAGTTTTTTGGAGATGAAATTGAAAAAATTCAGAGTTTTGACCCCGTAAGCGGCAATGTAGAATCTAATTTTGATCAGATCCAGATCTACCCTGCCAATCTCTTTGTGACTTCAAAAGAAACTCTGAACGGAGCGATCAGAAGTATCCAGGATGATATGGTGAAGCAGGTTGATTTCTTCAATTCCATCGAGAAACCTCTTGAAGCTAAAAGACTTCAGGAAAGAACGGAACTGGATCTTGAAATGATCAAGGAATTAGGCTACTGTTCAGGAATCGAGAATTATTCAAGATATCTTGACGGAAGACTTCCCGGTTCAAGACCATTCTGCCTGATCGATTATTTTCCCAAGGATTTCCTAATGGTTATCGACGAAAGCCACGTTACCGTTCCTCAGGTTCATGCCATGTACGGAGGTGACCGCAGCAGAAAAGAAGCGTTGGTAGAGTACGGTTTCAGGCTTCCTGCTGCTATGGATAACAGGCCTCTTAAATTTGAAGAGTTTGAAGCCATGCAGAACCAGGTGATTTATGTTTCCGCAACACCGGCAGATTATGAACTGGAGAAAACAGGGGGAGCCTATATTGAGCAGATCATCCGTCCGACAGGTCTTTTGGACCCGGTAATTGAGGTCAGACCGAGTATCAACCAAATCGATGATTTAATGGAGGAAATCCAAAAAAGAGCTGATGCTGATGAAAGGGTTCTGGTGACAACCTTAACGAAGAAAATGGCCGAAGAGCTTACCAAATATTTTACCAAATTCGGGATCAGAACACGATATATCCACTCGGATGTAGAAACCCTTGAGCGTATCCAGATTATGCAGGACCTTCGTTTGGGACTTTTTGATGTATTAATTGGAGTCAACCTTTTAAGAGAAGGTCTTGATCTTCCTGAAGTATCCCTGGTGGCTATTCTGGATGCCGATAAAGAGGGAATGCTCAGAAGCAGAAGATCTATGATACAGACCGTAGGGCGGGCTGCCAGGAACATCAATGGTAAAGCAATCATGTATGCAGATAAGATCACCAAATCCATGCAGGCTACCCTGGATGAGACGAAATACCGCCGTAGCAAACAGATACAGCACAATGAAGCAAACGGACTTGTACCTCAGGCTTTAAATAAAAAGATCTCAGAAAATCTCGTGGGAAGAAGCAAAGACTTCCCGGATCCGAAATATACCCAAAAAGAAATCCTTCAAAAAGCCGCAGAAACCAAAGCAAGCTATGGCGATAAGGACATTGAGAAAATTATCGGCCAGAAGCAGAAAGAAATGGAAGCGGCAGCCAAAAATCTTGATTTCATAAAAGCAGCCAAGCTCAGGGATGAGATTGCAGCATTGAAGGAATAA
- a CDS encoding FAD-dependent monooxygenase: MKKIAVVGAGISGLSIANYLEKHQLDYHIYERRKKDDLTGHGFLLPKEGIEYLSQIIDPALLFKQGNFLKKYIRYSHTGKILAEKELQDVFVISRSSLIEILARNIPAGKITYGETVTPCDIQKGKLKKEDGTYINSDLAIVSDGSKSRIRRQIFEDEVMRSVQESEIVNIIQHRDIAARLDNNFMKYHHEDGGLAFGILKLSEDTVLWYSQFDNEKYKISEQCSVDNLKNYMFEVFNDWDPMVSSIVKESDYKNVHLWRVYELEKLNPFYKDNIVFIGDAAHPLIPFTSQGVTSALKDSFTLTQYLISEKDTAEAFRKYEAERKPEIEIHIRNGRILLDQFLKPLHEQTENILPISYK, translated from the coding sequence ATGAAAAAAATTGCTGTCGTGGGCGCCGGCATCTCCGGCTTAAGCATAGCGAATTACTTAGAAAAACACCAATTAGATTACCACATTTACGAAAGAAGAAAAAAAGATGACCTTACCGGTCATGGCTTTCTGCTTCCGAAAGAAGGAATAGAATATCTTTCACAGATCATTGATCCGGCTTTACTTTTTAAGCAGGGTAATTTTTTAAAAAAATATATCCGGTATTCCCATACAGGAAAAATACTTGCAGAAAAAGAGCTGCAGGATGTCTTTGTTATTTCCAGAAGCTCACTGATTGAGATTCTTGCCAGAAACATTCCGGCCGGAAAAATTACCTACGGAGAAACAGTTACTCCATGCGACATCCAAAAAGGAAAACTGAAAAAAGAGGACGGAACCTACATAAATTCTGATCTGGCGATTGTATCAGATGGCTCTAAAAGCCGCATCAGAAGACAAATATTTGAGGACGAAGTTATGCGATCCGTACAGGAAAGCGAAATTGTCAATATCATCCAGCACAGGGATATTGCCGCCCGACTGGATAATAATTTCATGAAATACCACCATGAAGACGGCGGACTGGCTTTTGGAATTCTTAAGCTTTCTGAAGATACGGTACTATGGTATTCACAGTTTGACAATGAGAAATACAAGATCAGTGAGCAATGTTCCGTTGACAACCTGAAAAACTATATGTTTGAAGTTTTCAATGACTGGGATCCTATGGTATCTTCTATCGTTAAGGAATCCGATTACAAAAATGTTCATTTGTGGAGGGTTTATGAGCTGGAAAAACTTAATCCTTTTTATAAAGACAATATTGTTTTCATCGGAGACGCTGCTCATCCGCTTATCCCCTTCACGAGCCAGGGTGTAACCTCAGCATTAAAGGATTCTTTTACACTGACTCAATACCTGATTTCAGAAAAGGATACCGCAGAAGCATTCAGAAAGTACGAAGCTGAAAGAAAACCGGAAATAGAAATCCATATCAGGAACGGAAGGATTCTGCTGGATCAGTTTTTAAAGCCGCTTCACGAGCAGACAGAAAATATTTTACCCATATCATATAAATAA
- a CDS encoding beta-carotene 15,15'-monooxygenase — MSEFNEFDQQGSVPNKDTGSIISHAFEMYKGVFLYGVVAMVIYIIGGFIIQTVSGFNSASMMEEMKDAGGDYSNFSYWNAPGFSLYLSLSGLLGILLAPLYVGLIYIVNKYNTKSQIDFADLFIGYKQNFVNILIYSILSGIISSVAMMLCFFPVIFVYPLLLLGYPILLFENASATEALGKSFNIAKENYGTFLGTTVLGALISIAGVILCGIGVILTAPFMMVVMYSAYCAFLGKPRQIAFKN, encoded by the coding sequence ATGTCAGAATTTAACGAATTTGATCAACAGGGTTCTGTTCCAAACAAGGATACAGGATCCATCATTTCTCATGCTTTTGAAATGTATAAAGGGGTTTTCCTTTATGGAGTTGTCGCTATGGTAATTTATATTATAGGAGGTTTCATCATCCAGACTGTAAGCGGATTCAATTCTGCATCCATGATGGAGGAAATGAAAGATGCTGGAGGAGATTACTCAAATTTCAGCTACTGGAATGCTCCCGGTTTTTCGCTTTATCTTTCTCTTTCAGGTCTTTTGGGAATCTTGCTTGCCCCGTTATATGTAGGCTTAATCTACATTGTTAATAAGTACAATACCAAAAGCCAGATTGATTTTGCAGATTTATTTATCGGGTACAAACAGAATTTTGTAAATATCCTGATCTACAGTATTCTTTCAGGGATTATTTCAAGCGTTGCCATGATGCTTTGCTTCTTCCCGGTTATTTTTGTTTATCCTTTACTTTTATTGGGTTATCCTATTTTATTATTCGAAAATGCATCAGCTACTGAAGCTTTAGGAAAATCTTTCAATATTGCCAAAGAAAATTACGGAACGTTTCTTGGTACAACCGTATTGGGAGCGCTGATCTCTATTGCCGGAGTTATTTTGTGCGGAATCGGAGTAATTTTAACGGCACCTTTCATGATGGTCGTGATGTATTCTGCATACTGTGCTTTTTTAGGGAAGCCAAGACAAATTGCATTTAAGAACTAA
- a CDS encoding AI-2E family transporter: protein MNKDKQISNIAIKQVALLAIILVLTALICFNLSLFIPSVLGAITIYVVCRKYNFYLQEEKKWKPWLSSLVLMLASLIILILPVYFIADLLIEKLGNAQVYMTKFNVFLDKIHAYIYSKTGFDILSKENMDKVKSSAGKFSTSAVSGTFNTLTVVMSMYFILYFMLERPRLFEKILSSSAPLKRANISLIGDKLRKLIMANAIGIPVVALGQGIVGLVGYFIFGAPSPVLLFALTAAASMIPVVGAAIVYIPVCIFMIAEGNTGQGLGLAAYCLVVVGLTDNLLRFTLLKKLENIHPLNTVFGIIMGMNLFGFMGLIFGPILISFTLLLIQVYRNEFSDEDTPPELKLPDTDDDQEGKINLIV from the coding sequence ATGAATAAAGATAAACAGATAAGCAATATTGCCATAAAACAAGTTGCCCTTCTCGCCATAATTCTGGTGCTGACCGCATTGATCTGTTTTAATCTTTCACTGTTTATACCATCAGTACTTGGGGCAATCACCATTTATGTGGTCTGCAGAAAATACAACTTTTATCTGCAGGAAGAAAAAAAGTGGAAGCCATGGCTCTCATCACTTGTGCTGATGCTGGCCAGTCTCATCATTCTTATTCTTCCGGTGTATTTCATTGCTGACCTTCTCATAGAGAAACTGGGGAACGCTCAGGTTTACATGACGAAATTTAATGTATTTCTGGACAAAATACATGCATATATTTACTCAAAAACAGGGTTTGATATTCTCAGCAAGGAGAATATGGATAAAGTGAAGAGTTCCGCAGGGAAGTTTTCCACTTCTGCAGTAAGCGGGACATTTAACACTCTTACTGTGGTGATGTCCATGTACTTTATCCTTTATTTTATGCTGGAAAGACCAAGGCTGTTTGAGAAGATCCTGAGCTCTTCCGCTCCATTGAAAAGAGCAAATATTTCCTTAATCGGCGATAAGCTTAGAAAACTGATCATGGCCAATGCCATCGGAATTCCTGTTGTAGCTTTAGGGCAGGGGATTGTAGGTCTTGTAGGGTACTTTATTTTTGGTGCTCCGAGCCCGGTCCTTCTTTTTGCTTTAACGGCGGCGGCTTCCATGATTCCGGTTGTGGGGGCGGCTATTGTCTATATTCCGGTATGTATATTCATGATTGCGGAAGGCAATACTGGCCAGGGACTTGGTTTAGCTGCCTATTGTTTAGTGGTGGTCGGGCTTACGGATAATCTGCTTCGTTTTACTCTCTTGAAGAAACTTGAAAATATTCATCCGCTTAATACTGTATTCGGAATTATCATGGGGATGAACTTATTTGGTTTTATGGGATTAATTTTCGGACCGATCCTTATTTCGTTTACCTTGCTTCTGATCCAGGTTTACAGAAATGAATTTTCAGACGAAGATACACCCCCTGAACTCAAACTGCCGGATACAGACGATGATCAGGAAGGAAAAATTAATTTAATTGTATAA